The nucleotide window TTCTATTTCAAATTTTGTGATCTCATTGTAGGGAAAAAGAGGTGTGTGGATAAAATTGCCAATCAGCCTTGCCAACCTTATCCAATCAGCTGTAGAGGTAGCTAAACTCACATATTTCCAGATTTCTTTGGTAGCACAACTAGTCAGATGACTCTGTATTCTTAGTTTAACTTGTCACTAAACTATTATTTCTGGATTGAAATACTTAGTAGAATCGTGTAGTACTTGTTAACTGGAAATAACAACTTTTCTAGGTTTTGATATCAGTTGGTATTAATTTATAACTCTGTCTGAACGCAGTCTTTCCTTTTTCCTTCTTTAAAGAAATGATAAAAGAGTATCCTTCTCTTACTATATAAAATCCCAGGCAAGGTTTATGTACAAGAAGCTGTTTGAAGTAGCTCTGAATCGCTTTTGCTTCATTTTGGTTTAGGAAGGATTCTGGTACCATcatgcagaagaaacttacctaATGCTTGCGTACTGGCTCCCGAACACGCCTCATACATTGCCTGTAAATGCTACTCATCGTGTGGGCGTTGGAGCTTTTGTAATGAATGACAAAAGAGAGGTACCAAATGACTATGAAAGCACTATTTAAAGGATTCAGATAATCATGCCTGTGTTGCTACCTATCTAGCCTTTTAAAATTGACTTTATAGGTAAATTATGTATCTTGTGTCATCGCTAAGACTCAATACTTTTTGCAGGTATTGGTTGTCCAGGAAAAAAGCGGTGTACTTAAGGGCTCTGGTATATGGAAATTTCCAACTGGAGTTGTTGAACCAGTAAAATATTCTGCTCTGGACATGTAGAGATGTTGTTCATAGATCTTTCTTTACCACCTTCTCTCGTTACAATCGTAAAGATCTTGATACATGTAGGGAGAAGATATTAACATTGGAGTTGTAAGAGAAGTGAAAGAAGAGACAGGGGTATGTACTAGCATATGGGTAAACTAATCCTGACAGAATACTATTATAGCTACTCAtactcttctttttcttcctggATGATGTATTAGGTTGATGCAGAATTCGTCGAGGTACTTGCCTTCAGGTAATGACTGAACCTCATGTTCTTTTTTTTTGTTCCCCCATCTCTTGAAGATCCATAGTATTATCAGGAAACTTGTGAAAGTCAATCTGATACCAACTTAGCAGTTAATATACATTTATGTGACACCTAAGCTGGCTTCTGGTACAGCATGCAAAATATGTGCGTGAGATGATAAGGAGGTTACTGAGATCTGCTGACACGAAACTCCATAACCTTCTGCTAGCAAGAATAATATAGGCAAAAATAAAAATGGAACACGTAGTATCAGAGCAAACGGTAAATGGAAATTAAACAGTGAAACCTTTTCTTTTGATCTATTTCAATGGCTCTACAGTTTTTTGGCAAGAACTATATGTTTAGCTTTAAGTGTGAACTAACTGTTGTCTCCTCATGTGGGTAACCAATGTGCAGGCAGAGCCACAAAGCTTATTTTGAAAAATCAGATCTATTTTTTGTGTGCATCCTAAGGCCACATTCCTTCGACATTACTAAGCAAGAGTCTGAAATCGAGGATGCTCAGGTGATTCAGATCTGCATTTTCAGCATCATGTTGTTTAATGCCGCGCTCAGAAaaggagacatcttctattggttTATTTCAGTATCTTCTCAACTAGTAGTACTTCTGTGTAAACACTCTGTTGATGCTTCGCTTCTCAAATGCAGTGGATGCCGGTGGAGGAATTTGCGGCACAACCATTCGTCCAGAAACATGAACTGGTGAAGTATATTCTCGAGGTTGGCCTGGCTAAGACCGACAAGGAATACGCAGGATTTTCACCAATCAGCATAAAATCGGCGTTCTCAGAGAAACAGTCCTTGTTTTACATGAACAGGAGGGACCTGGAGAAAGCCTCAGGACCCATCATCAATACACAAAAAGATAGCTGAAATTTCAGTCAGAGTTAGGAAAGGGTCGAAGCACTCGTACCCAATTACTCTGCTGTTCGATTGGTAGCTTGTACGCCTGATTTTGACAGTATGATGCCTGCCCCCTACCATTATATCGATTCAGAAAGAGATATAACCTAGCAGAAGTGCAACGGAAGTTGTTGTACTcggacatcaaaaaggaagataCTATTGCGTTGCGCGTGTTGTCAAATTTGTATCGACGAGCGTACAAATAATGGAACATATAAAagattttttgtttttgttttggtttTTGTTTCCCTTTGTTGTGCTGCAGCGTCTGTGTAAGACACCGTTGCCGTGTTAGCCCTTTTTTGACATGTCAATGTGAGATACCGTTGTTGTGTTACGTACCTGCGTTTGGATATTTACTTAACCTATgttttttttaacacagtacagacaGAAACGCTCATATACACGTGCATACACTCACACCTAaaaacgcacacacgcacaccctacctcTGAGCATTTTCAAAAGACTGGGCCGGCATAtccctggtgggttggggataccatagtccctctaaccatccaatcATAGATTAGTTCGCTACTTAACATATGTTTGTAGTATATCTTTGTAttggattttttttgaaactatCACGTCTTTATAGCAAAATCGAAAACTATACCACGTAATGCCAAAAAATCAAAACTATGACTCCGTCGGCCTCGTCTAAGCTGAAGATGGGCTTTTCGGTCTAATCTCCAATCTCCTCCATTTTTCACTCATCTTCACGTCCAAACTGCAGAATAGGTAGATCGTAGCAATCCTCGGCAGCCTACGGTCATTCTTTTTTTGCTATGGAATAGGTAAAATCTTGACTGGTGTTGTGTTTTTTTCCCGACTTCGGTCCAGCTGATTTTGGTCCACATGTCAGCCAGCCTAAAGTCAGGTGAGAATCTCAAGGCCTGTTTAGTTTTTAGCCACATATTGCCACACTTTGACACACCTCACCGTAGACAAGTTTGATTAAGTTAGGTGGGTTTTTACCACATCTAACACTTTATGAGCAGTGAACCTcgcatgtcatagacacaaaaaatGTGATAAGATTCTCTTACTCAAACCAAAGTGTAGCTACAATTTGAGTAATCAagttaggcaagtgtggcaaaaataatgtggcaacataagGGCATGTTCAATGCAAGGCGCCTAAACAGGCACTTCAACAATAATAAAAAAAGATTTTTTATCCTAGCGCCTGTGTGGAGTCCCATCATTCAACACACTAGATTATTGATGGCGCGTGTTGCTGCGCCCATCTATTTGTATAATGAAGTGTGAGGATTTTCTGTAAATATAAGATCACATGAAACATATTAAATTGCATAAATATAATTGTACATTATTCAGTAATATCAAGAACGGTAAAAGAAAGGTTCATACATACAAATTGGCTTGTATAACAACATACAAAACTATTTAGATAGTAAATAGAACTAATCAATACCGCCAAAGAAATAATCATTAGATTGTATATATGGTGCATAAATGACATCTTCACATGCCTCTACGAAGGGCCGCCATGTTTGGAAACAAAGAAGATATAGGTGACCCTAATGCACTTGGTCATTTCTTGTGGAGCGCATCACATTTATGGGACAAAAGTGTTGTCAAAGATTATAATTTTGAAATATCAATTAACGGTATTCTACAGACTAACATACAGGCAACGTGGAGATATATAGTAATCATATATTTCAtttttgttttcttcttttgTTAGAGAATAACCATACTGAAAATTGTATGTAACAACGTGGCAGACCATCAATTCCATTTGATACATGAAAAGCATTACCAAAATGAACCAGCATTGAAAGGGGTGTCGTTAGACTCGCACGAATTAAATAAGGTCCAAACTGAAATGTTAACCAATCGGGAACCGCCTGCATCACAGACAGAAAAGTAGAACTGAATAAAAGTTATAACAGAAATAAATATGAACATGCATAAAATGTCAGTGCACCTACATACTTTTAGTACCTTCTTCTTGAGCTGCTCAAGCTAGATATCATGGCTTGGTTATGCATTAGTACTAAAATAAATTTCAGCAAGGAGTCGATCAAATTTTGTTGAATGAGTACTACCTACAGAAAAGATGAAACTTGAATCCTCTTTGACAACATAACATTTGTTCAACTGGCAACAACCAAGCTTTCTGCAATTTTGttaaaaaagtttgagaatagTCTAGCCTGATTGGCAAGCTCGCTTCTTGCGTAACTATATTTCATCTGACACAGAGCTATCCCAAGTTTGAGCTATGGCTCCCATTGCAGTGAAACCCTGTTCGACAATACAAAAAAGGTCCTAAATTTATACCTGGCTAGAGCTATTCAGAATTTATCTCTATGAATTATATACTAAGGGGAGACGTGCTAAAGAAATAGACATTTAAAGGAATCTGTAGCAAACATTGCCTTCTGCTTAAATTTTTGGCATACCTTCAATCTGTAATAAGCAACATGAGTATTTATGAGGAGTGGGAAAATAAAATGGAAGTATGGAACAGACCTTTGTGTTCTTGAGGCCAGTTTATTAAATATTATACATATTGAGTCTGTACTCTAGAGAGCAAAAAAAAAAACTTACCTAATTTATAATCTTCATGTAGTATTACTGCTACTCATAACTCAACAAGGTGAAAAATAAATTTTGGATGTTGACATATATTGCAACAGAATTCAAGATGCTCATAGACTCTAGTATACTGTACTTGATAATTTGCTTGCTCCGGCATATATAGCATTTGGTTTCGTTTCAGGCACTTAATCGGCTAATCTGTAGAAGAGGGGGAAACTGTAGGAAGAGCAAGTGGTAAGTACTAAATATTTCCAACTGAGAAACTTCAGAATCACGTATTAACGGTGGAACCAAGTTTGTGTTCCATTGCTATCTTAGCATCCATCTGAAACTCAATAGATGGTATACGCAAAAGTTGTTTGATTTATAAGATGGAAGGAATTGTTGAATTAGATATTAGAATTACACAAAGTAATCTGTTACCTTGATATTTAGAATAACAATATAAAACAACTGATTGCGTTTAGATTAGAACATCAAAATATTTACATGTAACAAATTTATGATTTGTCAGGTAGATGATTCAAAAGTTTTGTCCATGCTCGCTTAGGCCTACTCTTAAAGTAGATAAGTTAAACTACAGTTTGAGGGCTCGCCTATTAGTTTATCCACATGCAAACAAAGTGAAGTCATTAAGAATCTAGCAAAACTACATTGTAATCTGTTTTGCCATGGTTCTCAAAGCAACTCACATGCATAGTGGGAGATGAGGTCTACCGACACACTGATACAACAAGGCATGACTTTGCTGAAGTAAACAATAATTGAACAACTTATTTCATGCCTAACTCGATGGAACGAAAAGGAACAAACACACATAGAACCGATTCTACCAAAAATATGATAAATATAAACCTTCCTTGTCGTGTAATTAATCATCGTAAAATATGAACCAATGAAAGAAGCATGAAGGAATCACATAGTATAAAAAAATATGGGATCACCATAGAGTGAACATAGATAAGAAATTGATTTGGACCGAAGGGATTCCAAATGGCACACACGTCTAGAGGAAAATGCTCAGCTGACAAAAATTCCTAGCTAATAAATTATTACTGTAAGCCTGCAACAGCAACCAATACTGTCTGACAGTAACACTCCCTTCCACTTGGAGCAAAGATTCAAGTCTGCTTCATAAAATAAAACTCAGAGCGGGTAACTTCTTGTGTGCAGTACTGAAACATGATCACTAAGACACACTTCCTGCCTTTTCTAGCTGGTTGTTTCCACACAAGAAAGCTACAAAGAACATGACGTGCAGAACACACCTATGAGGATGATGGCATGATATCACTAAAGTTGAAAAGAGCAAACCGTAATTATATTTTGCAACAACCAATTACCTATATTAATCAAATGACACCATAGAAAAATTATTAGAAAGAACTACCAATACCTGAACATTAAGTTCCTCCATAAATATTTCCTTTACCTCCTCATAGCACAACGTTTTGACCTGCAACTGGCTCCACCAGAACAGAGAGAAATCGTAGATTGGATGAAATATCGTACGGGGGTGAGTGGAAGACAGAGATAAAAAAGTTTGCAAAGTTGTATGAAGGTGATTGACTGGTTACCTTGGGAGGAGGGGATTTGACGGCAACGTCTAGAGGAGGAGGGTGTCATGATGCATAGATAAACGCCCAAATCTAATCCTCTTGATCCAACCCAAATCCCCTTGATTCAGGGCCACAAGGCCAGTGGCGGCAACATACGGCCCTGGATGATAGCGGCGGTGGCGTTCCACATTCCGGATCTGAGCACTCAGGTAGACGGGGGGACGTGTTGTCGTGGTAAGCAAAACGaccgagggggggggggtgctgcTACTTGGAAAGCTAGCGCTTAGCGGTGGACATTGCTGCTAGTCTGCTAGAGATCAAGAAAGAGGGAGGTGCACCATTGCTTGAGGCTGTGATAGGCGACGATGCAGGGAAGGCTGTGTCGCAGTAGGCTGTAGGATTCCTGCCCAGCCACCAGGATCGCCATGGCCGTCGCTCCCGCATCGTTCGCGACCTAGCTCGGTCGTCCATGGGAAGAGCCGCCACGCGAGCGAAAGAGACCAGGCTCGCGagcaggcccagtaggcccaatTGAATCTCAGGTACCCAAAAAAATCACCGGAGCAGCGGCCCGAGAAGGTTAGCGATCGTCAGGAAGCCTGTACGTGTGATTTGGGCGCGATTAAGAGCGAATCGAACGGCCAGAAAAGTCTAAAAGAGATAATCCAACTGATAAAAATGCTGATGGCCTGAGAGGGCTGGAAGGGTGCTCAGTTTTAATGTATCTAAATGTACGTAGGTGCTTGCCCTCTCGTCAACTGAGTTTGTGTGGAGAAAAGAACGGAGCGCTTGGTGCCTCGGCTGGCATCGATGCCACATATTTTCCTTCAATCGACCGGGATTCTGGAATAACTACAGGGAAATCAATCCTAGCACTAATCCTAGCAATCTTTTTTAGCGTCCGCGTTGGAGGTGCCTTAAGGAAAAGATACAGTCACGATTCAAACAACCCTTCAATCCATTTCTCCGTCTACGCCGGGGGAGCAGTGAGACCGACGTCGTAAGTGGGTGAGTCCATGACTAAATGTGTAGTGTGTGGTGAAAATTTTTCCTCTCCCTGAAAGTTCGACCACGACGCTATGTTCGGTCAGAGAAACCGACGAAGAAGAACATTTTCTGCTGTTTGTCGAGTTTGCATTTCTGATTGTGGACTGATCTGTTGCTTTTTTTTCATGAACACGCAAGATTGATAGGTGGGCTGATCTGTTGCAATACTTCTCTGAATATGTAAGGGTTTTTTCCTTATAAAAAATCGGGATTAAACCAGGCGGTGAAAGGAGCGGTTCGCCACTAGTAGTTCAAAACTTCAGATAGTCTTTTGGTAACTGACGGCGCTCGGCCGGCTTTTCCACCGTCTCCGCGACTCTTTTGGCGGTGCTTGCTCGGCTGCTCCGCCGCCGGCGCCGCACGGACCGCCGTCTTGCGCCGCTGGCCTTTGCCGCTACACAGCCTTCCCATTTCCCCTGCCCATCGGACGCTGGATGCTCTGCCGTCGGGATGCCTGGACCAGTCGCCACCTCGCCGCTCTCTGCCCGCCAGACACCTGACTGGGTGGCGCTGCGCAGCCACCACAGTATCTACCGCCGGTGCTAGAGAGGGAACCAGGCGTCCGTTGGCTGGACACGGTGATCCAGCCCCATCTAGCACCGACGGGGGACTTCGCCTCCGCCATTTGCTGGTCCTCCTGTGCACACCACCTGCTCGACCAAATGCCCCGCTAGACCAGGGAAGCTGATTCCATGTCCTTCCTGGCATCTGGCCGTGCCCGCCTCCTCCGGGGCATCTCCAGTCACCGGCCACCACAGCAAGGTGCGTGACCTATCCGACATCCTAACGTCCTCTCCTGTGACATAGTAAAAATTGTGCCGCTAATGTTGCGTTTTGCATTTTTTGAACTAGGACGCTACACCACATGCTTCCGGCGTTACAAGGCGCATTTCTTGCTTGATGGAATCGAGGATGCAGCGGAGAGCGCTGCCGGATCGCAGGAACCACCGGTGTCTCTGGCGAAGAGCCTGGCCTCTCTCGCTGAGGAGTCAACCATTGCTGCTCAGAGGCAGCGGAAGCCCCTGTCCCGGATGGAGCGGAAGAGGCTGGCCGAGCTCCGGATAAAAAAGAGGGTCAAGGCGCAGTATTTGAACGGCAAGTTTTACGATCTCATGGGTAAGGTGGTGGCTAGTGCCGATACGTTGGAGGATGCTTACGACATTGTCCGGCTGAATTCTAATGTCGATCTGGCGTCTCCAAGGGACGATGTTTGCTTCATCGCATTGGCTGAGCAGCTCAGAAGCGGAGAGTTTGATATCGCTGTGAATTCTTTCTCAGTAGCTGCAAAGAGGCAAGGAGGAGAGCGCATTGTTCTTCCACGGCTCAACTTGAAAGTTATCCAGGAAGCAGTTAGGGTGGTGCTTGAGGTTGTTTACAGGCCTCAGTTCTCCAAGATATCACATGGTTGTCGGAGTGGGCGAGGATATCACTCAGCTCTGAGGTTCATATCCACTGAAATTGGGTTTCCAGATTGGTGCTTTACTGTCCCTTTGTACAAGGAGGTGGATAGTGATGTGGTCTTGAAGCTTATTTCACAAATACAGGAAAAGATTGTTGATGACCAGTTAGTGGCATTCATGCAAGATATGTTTGATGCCGAGGTGATCAATTTGGTATTTGGAGGGTTTCCCAAGGGCCATGGAGTTCCTCAAGAAGGAGTACTTGCACCAATCCTGATGAATATTTATCTTGACAGTTTTGACCATGAAGTATTTAGGATTTGCATGAAACATGAAGGCCTTTATTCAGGGGCAAAAAATGTTACAGACAACCAGGGCTCCAAGTTGCGTCACTGGTTTAGAAGTCAAATGAAGGATGGGGATCTAAATAATGAAGATCAAACAGAGGGCCAGCCAAACGTGAGATTATATGCTTGCAGATACATGGATGAGATTTTTGTTGCAGTTGTGGGGTCCAGAGACATAGCAGAAACTGTAAAGTCTGAAGTTGTTGATTACTTAAGCAAATCGCTTTACCTGAAAGTTGATGATGGATTGTGTCTTGTGCCAGTAAAAAAGGACTCTCGGGGGTTGCAGTTTGCTGGCACCGTAGTTAAGGCCGCAACAAAAGAAAGTGCTGCGCTGAAAACTGTTCACAAGCTGAAGGAGAAGGTCCGTTTATTTGCTTGTCAGAAGCAAGAGATATGGGATGCTATGAATCTTAGGTTAGGAAAGAAGTGGTTGGCATATGGTTTGAGGAGGGTAAAGGAGTCTGAGATCAAGTCACTTGGTCTCAGTACTCCGTTGCTGGATCACATTGCACAATTTAGGAAAGAGGGCATGAAGACAGATCATTGGTTCAAAACTTTACTCAAGGTATGGATGCAGGACATCAATGCCAAAAATGAAGCTAATGAGGAGGTGCTCCTGTCAAAATACATTGCTGAACCAGCACTTCCGCAGGAACTCAGAGATGCTTTTAACAACTTTCAGAAGCAAGCTAATGATTATATCTCATCAGAAACTGCTGCTACAGAAGCACTGTTGTCCAGCTTGAAGAATAAGGAATCAATGTATACCTGCCCTGATGATGCTGCCATTAAGATTTATGCGCCTCTTAGTTATATCAAGAAGTGCCTCAATCGCTATGGTGTAACTAATCTTGAAGGTTTCCCTAAACATGTTTCAGCCCTTGTTTTGCAAGATGATGAGCTAATCATAAGTTGGTTTGCAGGAATAATTCATCGTTGGGTAAGATGGTTCTCTGAGGTTGACAATTTTAAAGAGCTTCAACTTATGTTAGTTGAATGTGTCAGGAAATCTTGCATTCGGACACTATCTGcaaagtaccgaatgtacgaAAAATTGACAGAAAAGCGGTTTGAACTTGATGATTATGGCATTCCAATGGTCGAGGACTTTGAGGCAATGATAGCACAGCTAGAACCTAGTTCTTCCTCAGTTTCCGCTGATGAAGCTCTGACGTATGGCATTTCTAGTAGTGGCTTATGTGTGCTCACCCTCTCAAGAGTTAGAGTCCCTGCTCGGAAATTCAACTGCTTTGTCATGGGCTGCCAATCTTCATCACCAAGTTTGTACATTATTCATGTGAAGGAGAAACAGCGGTTTCCAGGATGGAGGACAGGTTTCTCATCATCAATTCATGGGAGTTTAAATGGCAGACGAATTGGGTTGTGTACCCAACATGTTAAAGATCTATATCTAGGGCAAATCTCCCTTCAGTCAGTTGATTTTGGTGTGCTGATTAGATGACTATAAGATGACCCTGAGGTTTTCAGTTTGAGAATATTGTTCCCTTTTATTGTTTGCAAATTTTAGCTGCTCCCATGATTCTCTGAAATAATTTCTTTTGCAAAGTAAATTTACTGTTTTAGATTAATTGACCGTTATTTCAAGAAGCACACATGTCACATGTGCAAAGAGTATTGGAAGATTTATAAACTCTGTCCAAAATTTCAAAAGTGCCTCTACAAATTCAGAAAGTATATTTGTATTTTGAGGGAAACATTGCTTTAACCTGATGCATCTCTATTCTGAATCTCCGTAAACTAAGTTCATTAGCTGCCCTCTTCTAATCACAATGACTCTCTACTGCTATTAAGTATTAACACTTACTTGCTCGAGGCTTCCCTTCAGGAATCGGTGAGCTAGAAAACTTTGGTGCCATCGTGCAAGTCTGGCCAAGCTTTGGGTGCTCTGTATGTGTCACTTTGATGACATGAAACTTCTCATATTCTTTCTCAATGGTTTCTTCAATCAGGCTGCTCTCTAAGTTTCCTTTGTGCCTGGGGTGTTCCTGGGCTTTCTGTATCATTTACATCTTGTAGGGTCCCATGATTAAACTGTACTGAATGTTCAGTGACGATTTTAAACTTGGACTTGCTGAATTTTCCTTCAG belongs to Triticum urartu cultivar G1812 chromosome 7, Tu2.1, whole genome shotgun sequence and includes:
- the LOC125518752 gene encoding nudix hydrolase 2 encodes the protein MAAPSLSTPLTTRAPLLRLLRRRRGLALSAAPPRLPVCSAPPRHRRSALFLGLGGAGGRHRSGLVSRTMSASIYSTKVDAESAMTTNGRDMELLPFVNDKHEGVIIEMTTPMDPQVFSASLKSLLSKWREQGKRGVWIKLPISLANLIQSAVEEGFWYHHAEETYLMLAYWLPNTPHTLPVNATHRVGVGAFVMNDKREVLVVQEKSGVLKGSGIWKFPTGVVEPGEDINIGVVREVKEETGVDAEFVEVLAFRQSHKAYFEKSDLFFVCILRPHSFDITKQESEIEDAQWMPVEEFAAQPFVQKHELVKYILEVGLAKTDKEYAGFSPISIKSAFSEKQSLFYMNRRDLEKASGPIINTQKDS
- the LOC125518674 gene encoding nuclear intron maturase 4, mitochondrial, translated to MSFLASGRARLLRGISSHRPPQQGRYTTCFRRYKAHFLLDGIEDAAESAAGSQEPPVSLAKSLASLAEESTIAAQRQRKPLSRMERKRLAELRIKKRVKAQYLNGKFYDLMGKVVASADTLEDAYDIVRLNSNVDLASPRDDVCFIALAEQLRSGEFDIAVNSFSVAAKRQGGERIVLPRLNLKVIQEAVRVVLEVVYRPQFSKISHGCRSGRGYHSALRFISTEIGFPDWCFTVPLYKEVDSDVVLKLISQIQEKIVDDQLVAFMQDMFDAEVINLVFGGFPKGHGVPQEGVLAPILMNIYLDSFDHEVFRICMKHEGLYSGAKNVTDNQGSKLRHWFRSQMKDGDLNNEDQTEGQPNVRLYACRYMDEIFVAVVGSRDIAETVKSEVVDYLSKSLYLKVDDGLCLVPVKKDSRGLQFAGTVVKAATKESAALKTVHKLKEKVRLFACQKQEIWDAMNLRLGKKWLAYGLRRVKESEIKSLGLSTPLLDHIAQFRKEGMKTDHWFKTLLKVWMQDINAKNEANEEVLLSKYIAEPALPQELRDAFNNFQKQANDYISSETAATEALLSSLKNKESMYTCPDDAAIKIYAPLSYIKKCLNRYGVTNLEGFPKHVSALVLQDDELIISWFAGIIHRWVRWFSEVDNFKELQLMLVECVRKSCIRTLSAKYRMYEKLTEKRFELDDYGIPMVEDFEAMIAQLEPSSSSVSADEALTYGISSSGLCVLTLSRVRVPARKFNCFVMGCQSSSPSLYIIHVKEKQRFPGWRTGFSSSIHGSLNGRRIGLCTQHVKDLYLGQISLQSVDFGVLIR